The nucleotide window GCTGCAGACTGTGACACTGGCTCGGAGTTTTGAGCAGAAAGCAGAGGTCTTTAATTGCAGCATTACTGAAATGACCCCCTTATCAGAGAAGCCCTCAGTGATCTCATCAACCCACGTGTTTACAACTTGACATGAGTAAGATTACTTCTTTCTCCTGACTCACAGCAAACTCGCAGTCCATAGGGGGGCAGTTCTCAGCTGTCACTGCTTCTGTGGTGTGGGGGCAGGTGGTCTCCTGGATTGTGTATTCCACACGGTAAACTGAACCTGCTACAAcctggacacacaaacacaaaaagcatAATAACATGTCAATCTAAATTAGACTCCATGATGAATAAAGAATCTTTCTTATCCCTGTTAATATTCACACTGTTGTATTTCAGATTGATTGAGAGCTTTGTAGTTTTGACAATAATGATTTACAATAGTTTAGCCCAGAACTATGACTATGTGcactagtttttcagtgttactcagagacaggatgtttttaattttaaattttagcAATCATCCACAGTAAGTGTTTGGTTAGACAGCATGTTTGTATGTCACATATCTTGATGTTTCTTTTCGGATATGTGGTAATCTTACTTGTGCAGTAGCACGGGAGATTTTAAGCAGAGTGAAACGATTGGCCGGCCTGTTCTGGTTGTGGAACTTCTCGAGAGAGTGGGTCACAGTCTTCtgaatttcagcttcttcatcACTACGAGGTAAAAATGAACAGCCATGACAGCCCTCACGGGACCTACCTGCAGGAATTGAGCAGAAcaaaaaagtggttttaaatGTTGGTGTTGCACAAAACCTGTAATTTTAACAAAtcgtctgtttttatttttcctctaaAGTATGTGGCTGTATATTTAGAACCATATGtcatgtatactttattgatccccatgGGGAAATTAGTCTCTGCTTTAACCCATTCACttagtgaagcagtgggcagccatctgccagcgcccggggagcagtgtgtagggacggttcCTCAgagtagccgttcagtggattcgaacccccAACCTTCCGGTCATGGGGTGACCACACTACTTACTGAGCTCTCCCGGCCACTTGAATGTCATTGTAGATATGATGGTTAAATTTTAATggttaaattaatatttttcatgCCTGGTCTGATAACACAGCTGTATTTGTAGAGGCGCTCCACTCTATGCACCTTATTGATGAAGATAGCAGCTTTGCATTGTCCATATACCTGCAAACACAAATACAATATATCAATACACCAAATGACTTTATTCCCCTTCCAACTTCTGAAGTAATGCTTACGGAACAAAAACCTAAGATGCTCACTATGCTGAAATAGGATTTCAGATAGGATTTTAAGAAAGCCTCGACCCCGTGTTCTCtgtgtgtgcgcacgtgtgtgtgtggtgtgtgggcTCTTACTTTGATGTTTTCCCTTGGACGAATGTCACAGCTCTTCCAGTCCCTCTTGCTGAGAACGCTGCAGTTGGTCTCCACAACATCCAGAGTCAGGTAGAAGACCTCACCATTCTCAccctgtaacacacacacacacacacacacacacacacacacacacacacacacacacacacacacacagactttatcaaacaatatttacagtcAATGAAACTCTTATGGAATTTATCATGAGTGGTTACTGGTTTGAGTTTGAGTAATCCGTGATATTTCACGGTGTAGTGATAATTTGTTTTCCGCCCGATTCTTCTGATTTTCAATCTTGACCCTTTTCAACCAGGTAGTGTTAGCAAAATACAAACACTATTTTTGAGGCTAGTCAATCATATCATTTTCAATAAACAGGCTGACTCAGTCCACCTTCATAAAAGTGGATGTGGTTCATTTCTGTTTCACCAGATTTAATAGAATTCCAGGGAACACGTTATGCAAACTGTTTTCTATAATCTTCTATAATCCTTTCTTTTCTACAATCAAACAGAACAACAATGCACTGAACTGGTCTGGCACTTTGTTAGAAAGTAATTCCACCCTAAACAGCACTGGTCTTTCATACAGTTATAATACTGCAAGCTCAGCAGCATGGCTTACATGTCTGTTTATGTGGGCGTTGGATAGGTGGTGCAGGCTGAAGATGTAGCCCTCCTTCCTGTCCTGGTTGATTTTGGTAAGAGCCAGTTCAGCAGCTGCTTTTGTTGATGCGTCTTCACATGAAGCTGGCTCCATGCCACCATGCTCCACTGGTGCACCATTGATGGTCACACAACCCAACGCCAGCAGCAGTGATAACAGCACGCAGGTCTTCATGGTAAAGGCCTGGGACGACTCTCTTACACACTGTCACACTTGAACTTCTAGAAGAGCTGTGCAAAGATGGAGAGGTCACATTTTATATCCTGCTACctacacgtgcacacacaaactcacacacacacacacacacacacacacacacacacacacacacacacacacttgcataaTAAAGCTATCAGTTGTTAAACAAACAGGCTGTACACTCTCTCTTCTTTTGGATCAATAGGCGCAACCAGTGAATTGGAAGTCACAtgattgtatttttgtattatacCTTCATGAAGCTGTTTTTCTTGGATTTAAATGGTACATATTAGTTATTAATGCATTTTGCACTTTTGTCTTACATAATGTCTGTCTTAGTATTGCTATTTTGTAACTTTTACACTTCTATAACGCTTAcatagcagtttttttttttctctaactgAACATTCAAAGGGCTTCTTACTACAAGCCTCACTCACCCAATTGAACACACATTCATAGGGCACTATTATTTAAGCACTGTGTCTAATATTCATGAACAGACCCACAATCCAATGTGCATCTGGAGCAACTCAAGATTCGATGTCTGGTTCACACATACGTCATCAGGCAGCTTGGAGGCACCAAGGATATAACCAGCAACTTTTTGCACAACCTGCTCTAtatcctgagccacagccaatCTCTCTGAAGAAGACTGCCTAAAGAAGAGCCGAGACTGGATTTACCACTTGGGAGTGGAAGCTGCTTGTGGCCAGAAAACACTGGATGCATTACACGCATAGCACACAAAATGTAAGACCACACACGTGATAATAAGTTTTCTTACGCACATTTTCTTTTGTGTACAAGTTTACATATGTAAATAAAGTCTTGACATGCatgacataaacacagtgattcaGTTATGATGGttttaaattaaagtttattatgttttttttactgcaacTTTTTTCAAGCTGCTTTCAACACTGCTGTACAACCTGCTTCTTTGCCCAGCTTAAATGACACAGAACCTGAGTTATCTCCATTAGCTTAAAGCTGAATAACCCATGGTTATAATGCTGAAAGTTGGTTTCACGCAGCACATTAGTTTGACTGCTAATAAGTAATTGATTTGACATGGTTCAGTTGTATTTTATGTACAGTATATACCCACATAGAAGACAGGACAGGCCGGATCTGATATCAAGccagcactgctggctgacttctggcatggtaagtggtatgtcatccagatatgggccaggcctggcgtaGATGAGAGCAGGttacctactgatcggaaggtcaGTGGTTCGATCCTGGCTCcttcagtctgcatgtcaagagtgtgaatgtgtattaATGCAGTTAGGTATTGTAACTGCTCCTGAAGGTTCTTCATGTTCGAAGTAGAATAAAGGGCCATGCTCCAACTGATGTTTAGCCAGTATTTTAATCCTCTTTTCACCAGCAAACACCGTGAAAAACTATGGTGAAATGATCAATGAAAAACACGGATATTACATCAGCAGaacaaaaattacaattcaaataaaacatacacacaaagtaAATGCACCAACATACCGTGTGCGCCTTTCTACTGAACATTCAATGAGCAATTGTAGTCCATATCTTCTATATTTCCACCTTTACACAAGCCAGCGTTCTCTTTCTGGCTCGAGCCTTCAGTCTCTGGTGACGTGTGCGCTTAATTGAGCATCACCCCAAAGCATGCGCACCACAAAGCGCCACACTCAGGTCCACCAGTAGGTGgcgacaacacaacacaaatacAGATTAAACACCCAACTTTTGAACATTGCAATCacataataattacatttcaatGCGACAGCTACACTGCCACCAAAATTACAAAGGATTTCTATTTACATGagttaaacaaaattaaatcctgtaatttttaataaattgacAATCAAACATCAACTTATGTTACAAAAAATCACTTCTTAAATAAACttatattatacatattatACATATTGTGCTTGTGTTCTTAACCCTTGTACTACTTCACTGTAGTTTAGACCCTTTAACTAGTACCACTAGTTTCTGAACTGGTCTCTCAAGAAAAGAGACTTGTTTCAAACgttcacctttcttccccagcTCCTTTTGCCCTATTTGGATCTTAACTTTCCGCACTAaaccatcatcatcttcattgGCTTCAACCACCCTTGCCAATTTCCACTCATTTCTTGGAATATTGTCCTCCTTTAAAATCACTACATCTCCAACCTGTACATTTTGTTTAGGAGAATGCCATCGTTGTCTTAAACTAATGCTGTTTAGGTATTCCTTGCGCCACCTGCTCCAGAACAACTCTGTTAAATATTGCACCCTCCGCCACCTCTTCCTGGCATACAAATCTTCTCTTACAAATCTACCAGGAGGCGGAAGTGGCACAGACTCTTTCATTGTGAGCAAATGATTAGGCGTCAAAGGCTCAGCACTGTTGGGGTCGTTGATCGTATCAGTAGTGAGTGGACGATGGTTCAAAATTGACATGGCCTCGTAGAAGAAAGTTCTCAATGAGGTGTCATCTAACCTTCCTGTAGCTTGGGCTAGGACAGAACTCATGACATTCCTAACAGTGCGAATCTGTCGTTCCCAAACGCCTCCTCTGTGACTAGCTTCAGGAACATTCATTTGAAAGTCACACTGGTTTTTAGCTAGATAAGTAGAAATCATCTCCTTGTCTAATTCCAATAGACCCTTCTTGAACTCGTTCTTAGCTCCGACAAAATTTGTGCCTTGGTCAGAACGAATCTGTCTGACTGTGCCTCTGATTGCTATGAAGCATCTTAAAGCGTTTATAAATGCGTCAGTGGAGAGATCTTCCAACATCTCAATGTGTGCGGCTCTCGAGCTTAAACACGTAAACAACAGGCCATACCTCTTCCATTCCCTTCGACATTGTTTCGTATAGAAGGGGCCGAAAACATCAACTCCAGTGTAGGTGAATGGGGGCGAAGGATCCACTCTGTCAAATGGCAAGTCAGCCATGCGTTGTTCTTCAGCTGGCCCACGCACTTGTCTACAATTGACACACCCTTTAATGTATTTGGCCACTACCTTACTGCCACCTATGATCCAATAGCCACTTTCCCTGAGTTTGTTCAGAGTTTGGCCTCGGCCTTGGTGTTGCGTTTTCTTGTGACAGTGGTCAAGAACGAGTTGTGTGACAATGCCTTCCTTTGGAAGGATTACTGGATGATTCAATGCAATTGATGCTGAGGACTTTCTCAACCTTCCTCCAACCCTAAGCAAGTTGTCTACCAAAATAGGATCGAGTTGATACATTTTATGAGTTTTTGGCAGTCCAGCTGAGTTTTGACTGAACCATTTGAGCTCTTCTTTAAAGGCTTCCCTCTGTGCTGCCTGGAAGAGTACAAAAGCAGCCATTTGTCTTTCTTCTACACTAATGGGTCCTGACTTATCTCTCCTTGCAAGTCTTTTAATTCTCGCCACAACGTTAAGAGCTGTATCCCAATTGGAAAATCTTGAGAACCTCTCAAGAAAGCTGTTTTCTTCAAGGGCATTTGTCTTCAGGACCTTTACTTCTGGGTCCCCAACAAGAAGATCAGGGGAATGTTGGTTTGTGACAATTTCCCTTTCCCATAGGAATTTAGGTCCAGTGAGCCAATTCGAGCTTAGGAGATCTGCCACCTTGAGGCCCCTAGATGCGTGATCAGCTGGATTTTGATCAGATTCAATgtaaaaccattgctttggatCAGTAGAGTCTCTTATTTTCTGAACTCGATTTGCCACAAAGACATGAAAGCGACGAGCATCATTTTTTATGTATCCAAGCGTCACTTTAGAATCTGTCCAGAAAAACTCCTCGTCAATTTTCCGCTCGAGCTCTGACCTGAGGAAGTTACTTACAGCTGCAGaaactgcagctgcagtgagCTCAAGGCGTGGGATAGTGATTATTCTTGTGGGTGCCACTCTGGCTTTACCCATGACCAGTGCACAATGCACGTTCTTATCAGCAACAATCCTGATGTATGAACATTGTCCATAGCCACAGCTGCTGGCATCCGAAAAATGATGCAGCTCAATTTTTTTGACCTTGCCGAAGTTCTCAGGAACAAGGCATCTTGGTATTTCAATCCTTTTCAGATTCTCCAAGTCACCGAGCCATGCTTTCCATTTGGTCTCTAGTGCCGGGGGAATAGGTTCATCCCATCCCACTCCGCGTTTGCACATTTCCTGGAGTACTTGTTTCCCTGTCAAAATGTAGGGTGAGAGAAATCCTAACGGGTCATACACACTAGCAACTGTTGCTAGAATTCCTCGGCGTGTGGCTGGCCTTTCTTTGAGGGCTACACTGAATGAGAACACGTCAGCCTCTATGTTCCACTTTACTCCCAGCACACTTTGCATTTGAATTACAGAATAGTTCAGGTTTACATCTTTGGTATTGCTGGCTCTTTCTGTTTCTGGGATAATGCTCATGACCTCCTTATTATTGCATGCAAATTTGTGCAAGCGCAGTTTCGCTTTTGCACAGACCTCTTGTGCTTCACAGACCAGCTGCTTGGCTTCCCTGACTGAATCAATGCTGATTAGCCCGTCATCCACATAAAAGTTTTTGTGAATGAATCTGGCTGCTAGTGGGTAGTCCTTCTCTTGTTCCCTGGCGAGATACTTCATGCCATAGTTAGCACATCCTGGTGATGATGCCGCTCCGAAAATGTGTACTCGCATGCGATACTCCTTAGGCTTAGTATCTGTATTCCCGTCCTTCCACCACAGAAACCTTAAGAAGTCTCGATCCTCTGGGTTGACATGGAAgcgatgaaacattttttccacatcgcACATAATTGCTATTTGATGCTCTCGAAATCTGCACAAAACCCCTGCCAGAGCATTAATCAAGTCTGGGCCTGTGAGTAGGTGGTCATTTAAAGAGATGCCTTCGTGTTTAGCAGAGCAGTCGAAAACAACTCGAATTTTCTCCGGCTTCCTGGGATGATACACGCCATGGTGCGGAATGTACCATGTGTTATTACCTGTTGATGTGCCAtctgcttcctctgcatcacCATCTTTAAAGACACTATTCATGAACTTTATGTAGTCTTCCTTGTACTTTGGGTTCTTATccatttttccttttaaacgTTTCAAGCGAAACATTGCAAGCTGTTTGTTATTTGGAAGCTCTGGGTGTTCTCTAAAAGGCAGAGGCATTTCTAAATGGCCTTCCTCATTGTAGTGAATGTTCTCATTCAGCATCTCTAGAAACTGAATGTCCTCTTGAGATACACTCTCTTCTTTATGGTTTGTGTCCAGAAAGTCATTTTCAAGTGCTTTAATCACAGAAGCAGGTGTGACTGATGGCAGCTCCTTTACTGTGACACGATGACAGATCCCTGCTGCTTCCATCGAACTTTTCCATGGCTTAATGGCTCCCACGATACTCCACCCTaagtctgtttttattgcatAGGGATCATAATCATTTCCTGGTATGACTTCCCTTGGTTTTAGAGCTCTTGCACAGTCGTAACCAATGAGAAGAGCTATAGGACAGTCCAAGAGATCTGGCATTTCATTTGCAATGCTGAGTAGATGGGGCCACTTTTTTGCTGTCTCTCGAGTTGGAATACTGTGTTTCTCCAATGGAATGTACTCTTGAGTGTAAGTTGGTGGCAAGTCAATGTACTTTTCTGAGTTGTACCCTCTTACCCTCAGTCCATCTACTCTTTGACTAGGTACAATCGAACACCTGTCAGTCATTGTTGTCAGCTTTAGCTTCACTGGTTCCCTGCTTGCCTGTATCTTTTCACAAATATCTTGGTCAATAAATGTGTTGCTGCTTTGGGTGTCTAGCAGAGCATAAACCAATGTCTCTTGATTCTTCGCTGATGAAGAAAGCCACACTGGAACGATCATTGAAGTGCAATCATTGTTGCCCACTCTCACACTGCACGATACGGTGGCTGCATTCTCTTCTTCTGATGGTGTTTCAGGTTCGTCTCCCAGTGGAGGATCTTCATGGAGAGGAGAAGGGTGGCTTCGTCTGCAGACATTACATGTTGCTCTCTGTCGACAGTTTTTGGAAATGTGACCGACTCGCAGACAAGCAAAGCACATATTGTTGTCCCTAATgaactgtttcttttcttcaagCGGCATTGctgtaaactttgcacatttataGATAAAATGATTTTGCTTGCAGCAGATACACTCAAGTTGCCTTTTGTTCTGAGTTGAGGGAAGGTTGGGCTTTGATTTTCTGTTGCTCTGAACTGTAGTAGTGTTTTTCACATCCTTGACATTTGCTGATGTCACCAGGACACTGGCCTTCAGACGTTTTTGTTCTTTCTCAGGtttttcaaatgtgttttttaaggcaaacagagaagaaactggaTTACATGCTATACGCGCCTCTTCAGCCACAAAGTCTGCAAATTCTGCAAACCCTGGATATGCCTTTTCTTCATCCAGTAATTTTGTGACATAACGATTCCAGCGGGTTGTGGCCCAATCAGGAAGTTTCAGCAatattttttgattttcttcACAGTCATCTAAAACCTTGAGGCCTTGGACGTGGGGCATAGCATTCTTGCAAGAAATGAGGAAATCACTAAACTCTCTTAATTTAAGTGACTCCTTTGGTCCAATCTTTGGCCAACTGCTTAGTTTTCCCCTAAAGGCTCTTTGAACTACAAATGGGTGTCCATAGCGTTTTTTCAGAGCATCCCAAGCTTGTTTGTAAGCTTCCTCGTCACTTCGATAAAATGTCCCttctaaaacacagagagcttCTCCACCAATGTACTTCTTCAAGTAGAACAGCTTATGGGCTGAATCTGTGCAGCTTGTCTCGACAAGCGCCTTAAAGCAAGTGCTCCACTCAACAAATTTCAGTGGGTCTCCTGTAAATGTAAAAGGCTCTGGTACTGGAAGTCTAGACATTGCTAAGGACTCTTTTAATGCCTGCACCAGAGAGAGCTCACTTTCTTTTGGACCCACTTGAGTATCACAGTGAGGGGCGTGAACACTTTGTGAGGTCTGAATGAATTTACCTTCAGAGTGAGGAGGTGCAGTGCTCTGAGGAACTTGGGTGCATGGAGGACTGCTAAGTGGTTTAGGAAGCTGACTGAAAGACAAAGTACTCCTTACTTCACAATTTCTTATTtcagcattcatttttgattccTCTTCAGCATATACATTGTATTCTGCCTGAATGACCTCAAGATCTCTTTGATTTTCCAACATTTTCAGTTGCTCTTGTTGAGCTAATATCTCCTTTCTCCGGGCAGATATCTCCATTTCTCTGTTTATTTCAGCTTGCTTTGATGCCAGTcgtgctgctgcttctgctttcCTTGCAGATACATGACTTCCTTGCTGACTATGGCTGTGCTGGCTATTTATTCCAGCTCTAGACACAGTTGAGCCATAAATTGATTCTGCACCTTCTCTTTGGAGTAATTGAAGGAGTGATTCTTTTACAGCTAATGCATCAAACTCTTTGTCAACATCTGCATAACGCCTTTTCAGAAGTATCATCATCTCAGCAGAAACTGAAGTACAGCTATCCATCTTTCTTCTCATATCTTGAGATGGTGTAGTCAGTGCACGTAAAGCCACATAATCTTGCTGTAGGTCCAACTCACATTTTTCTACTGACTTGATCATTTCAGCTAATTCTGCTTTAGAACATTCTTCTTTAAGTTTGGACCTAGTGAGCTGAATTTCTGCCTTAAAGTTTAAATATGTTGACAtaaactttctttctttgcttgttaTCTCTGTCTGTTTAAACTCACGCATTTTTTCTGTTAGTTGCCTTTGACGGTCTGTTCGTCTCACCTCTGCGTCAGGTTGAGATGATGGCTGAGGCAGCCCTATTTTGTGTATTTCAAGGTCTCCATGAATTTCTCCTATGCGTGCTTCAATTTCTTCTCTTTCTGCATCTTCAAGTTCAGTTTCTAATTTCTTTTCTAACTGTGCCTTTTCTTCTTCTAAGGCTATAAGTATTTGCTCAAGGCTATAAGTTTCTTGTGTACTCTGCTCCATTACAATGTTTTGAACCAACAACTTAGAACAATAAAAGGAAACTTAACTAGAGTACACTAccttaaatattaaacattagcACAGTAATACACTTTCAATAAATGAACAAATGTACAATATCTACACCATACAATTTTCTTTTTGGCTTTTTCTTAGATCTCTTTATGCAGTTCAAACGTTTCTCTGATGTAAGAACTCACAGTCTACTCTTCCACGTGGGCTGTCTTCTTGGAAGCATGGCGTGCAGGGCTCTGGCTGCTCACTCCATAACAGGCCACGTTTTTCACTGTAACTGCTCCTGAAGGTTCTTCATGTTCGAAGTAGAATAAAGGGCCATGCTCCAACTGATGTTTAGCCAGTATTTTAATCCTCTTTTCACCAGCAAACACCGTGAAAAACTATGGTGAAATGATCAATGAAAAACACGGATATTACATCAGCAGaacaaaaattacaattcaaataaaacatacacacaaagtaAATGCACCAACATACCGTGTGCGCCTTTCTACTGAACATTCAATGAGCAATTGTAGTCCATATCTTCTATATTTCCACCTTTACACAAGCCAGCGTTCTCTTTCTGGCTCGAGCCTTCAGTCTCTGGTGACGTGTGCGCTTAATTGAGCATCACCCCAAAGCATGCGCACCACAAAGCGCCACACTCAGGTCCACCAGTAGGTGgcgacaacacaacacaaatacAGATTAAACACCCAACTTTTGAACATTGCAATCacataataattacatttcaatGCGACAGCTACAGGTATGATTAGGTGactgtggcatgttgtatagagtgctttAAGTAATCCgctagagtagaaaagcactatttaAGATTCACTGTTtgaacagagtttcgtcatgttacCTTTGCACTACTATGTTCTgacacatgttgttattacatggcttgattaaggtacacattaggctgagctgagctgagggccagagctgaagctgttctgggccagcacagggccaccagtgtgtctgcagcctgccttgtgctggcccatgtgtgggacaccaaagggccgtcattctttcaGTATGTGGGCCacgtgtaagcacattgtgtgggccagatcccggccataccaattttgctatgtgggtagtGTACCCATAAATCATCTACAAGCACTTTGTTATTTCTTAATTTAATGTTGCTAAGTATCTTTTTCCAGATGCTAAACTTGGtttagcctggttctgccagaggtttcttcctgttaaaaaggagttttgcCTTTCCACTGTTTCCAAGTACATTCTTGATTGTTGGCAATTACTCTGTATTattgtctttaccttacaatataaagtgctttgaggtgaCCATACTGTAGTTGTGATTCTGCACTATACAGTATGAAATCACCTGATGCTAGCGAGGTAGTTAGAGTCTTTCTCCTCGTCCAACAGTGGAAGTTCCAAGTTGGTTAACTTGTCTC belongs to Oreochromis niloticus isolate F11D_XX linkage group LG17, O_niloticus_UMD_NMBU, whole genome shotgun sequence and includes:
- the LOC100712306 gene encoding fetuin-B, which produces MKTCVLLSLLLALGCVTINGAPVEHGGMEPASCEDASTKAAAELALTKINQDRKEGYIFSLHHLSNAHINRHGENGEVFYLTLDVVETNCSVLSKRDWKSCDIRPRENIKVYGQCKAAIFINKVHRVERLYKYSCVIRPGRSREGCHGCSFLPRSDEEAEIQKTVTHSLEKFHNQNRPANRFTLLKISRATAQVVAGSVYRVEYTIQETTCPHTTEAVTAENCPPMDCEFAHKGFCKASLFKPLFDEGRINVDCEIYEPEASEREKQLHLLGVGTEHTHDDAHSHSHLHEHEHSHGHRLGATPHKDPEGIVTVLPALGQPVTLPSFPDVPAGGPGVAVTLPLKPDPQIPGEMEPIIEPFPTSVSAQCPTKVGGDQGVVNLFANDPIFQPAA
- the LOC106097094 gene encoding uncharacterized protein LOC106097094; translation: MRVHIFGAASSPGCANYGMKYLAREQEKDYPLAARFIHKNFYVDDGLISIDSVREAKQLVCEAQEVCAKAKLRLHKFACNNKEVMSIIPETERASNTKDVNLNYSVIQMQSVLGVKWNIEADVFSFSVALKERPATRRGILATVASVYDPLGFLSPYILTGKQVLQEMCKRGVGWDEPIPPALETKWKAWLGDLENLKRIEIPRCLVPENFGKVKKIELHHFSDASSCGYGQCSYIRIVADKNVHCALVMGKARVAPTRIITIPRLELTAAAVSAAVSNFLRSELERKIDEEFFWTDSKVTLGYIKNDARRFHVFVANRVQKIRDSTDPKQWFYIESDQNPADHASRGLKVADLLSSNWLTGPKFLWEREIVTNQHSPDLLVGDPEVKVLKTNALEENSFLERFSRFSNWDTALNVVARIKRLARRDKSGPISVEERQMAAFVLFQAAQREAFKEELKWFSQNSAGLPKTHKMYQLDPILVDNLLRVGGRLRKSSASIALNHPVILPKEGIVTQLVLDHCHKKTQHQGRGQTLNKLRESGYWIIGGSKVVAKYIKGCVNCRQVRGPAEEQRMADLPFDRVDPSPPFTYTGVDVFGPFYTKQCRREWKRYGLLFTCLSSRAAHIEMLEDLSTDAFINALRCFIAIRGTVRQIRSDQGTNFVGAKNEFKKGLLELDKEMISTYLAKNQCDFQMNVPEASHRGGVWERQIRTVRNVMSSVLAQATGRLDDTSLRTFFYEAMSILNHRPLTTDTINDPNSAEPLTPNHLLTMKESVPLPPPGRFVREDLYARKRWRRVQYLTELFWSRWRKEYLNSISLRQRWHSPKQNVQVGDVVILKEDNIPRNEWKLARVVEANEDDDGLVRKVKIQIGQKELGKKGERLKQVSFLERPVQKLVVLVKGSKLQ